The Pleuronectes platessa chromosome 10, fPlePla1.1, whole genome shotgun sequence genome contains a region encoding:
- the LOC128449146 gene encoding globoside alpha-1,3-N-acetylgalactosaminyltransferase 1 translates to MHNPQGVSPRQPPGLLVGVLHPGYYKVDRSAFPYERRPISKAYMAPGDGDFYYCGGAFGGLLQEVHRLTKTCSTNFGDDAKKGIEAAWQEESHINRYLWINKPSKVLSPEYLWQDFKPREPELHIIRFSGVVKNYAEIRPNV, encoded by the exons ATGCATAATCCCCAAGGTGTGTCTCCGAG GCAGCCGCCCGGGCTTCTGGTCGGTGTGCTCCATCCAG GTTACTACAAAGTCGACCGCAGCGCATTCCCCTATGAGCGGCGGCCTATCTCCAAAGCCTACATGGCTCCTGGGGACGGGGACTTCTACTACTGTGGGGGGGCATTCGGAGGCCTCCTGCAGGAAGTACACCGGCTTACCAAAACCTGCTCCACCAACTTTGGGGATGATGCTAAAAAAGGCATTGAGGCAGCCTGGCAGGAGGAGAGTCACATCAACAG GTATTTGTGGATCAATAAGCCCAGTAAGGTTCTGTCCCCTGAGTACCTGTGGCAAGACTTTAAACCCCGCGAGCCTGAACTTCACATCATCAGGTTCTCTGGAGTTGTGAAGAACTACGCAGAGATCCGACCCAATGTCTGA
- the nagpa gene encoding N-acetylglucosamine-1-phosphodiester alpha-N-acetylglucosaminidase has protein sequence MDVVPVKGLRVLMLLLPLLSPRVRASEPRDSRASMDDDFLLPYAPGHGPSHSHRHTRDCQPIHHGSTTHESRPASNHSGLPFVQSSVFVTDVPGSSRFAYGHMTVVQDPLRTVSVLEPVGPGGCWLNMRSSVEETAKAAGCLYAVNAGFFDPHTGQCLGNLVSDHKRVLDSGGVQNAQFGIRRDGSLVFGYLSQGDVNDPFNPFVQLVTGVVWLLRSGEVYINQSLEAECDATQTTGQLRQFVDVVSARTAVGHDAEGRLVLFHVEGQTGVRGMSLLEVAVFLKKNGVVNAINLDGGGSSSFVVNGSLTSYPSDHCIPDSRWRCGREVSSILCVHPRRCVSEDCSGHGGCVDGRCVCQPGWTGTSCHALVCQPPACGAHGLCTANGCVCDAGWSGTNCSQECLPGFYGDGCNQTCDCATGSSCDPVHGRCTCPPGFQGNACEQVCPLGFFGLSCAQECHCDDQCPCDPQTGSCNATLPLVTSDTLHRAGVCLAKQMTSRRQEDEAHSRAEQPYLTEPTWLIINLTLVTLLSASLLVHLVQACRGSAPDQRGGYSYVPLTNINDSGRT, from the exons ATGGACGTTGTGCCGGTGAAAGGTCTCCGtgtgttgatgctgctgctgccgctgctgagTCCCCGTGTCCGGGCCTCCGAGCCCCGGGACTCCCG CGCCTCAATGGACGATGACTTCCTGCTGCCATACGCCCCCGGCCACGGCCCCTCCCACTCCCACCGCCATACTCGAGACTGTCAGCCCATCCATCATGGAAGCACCACCCACGAGAGCCGGCCCGCCAGTAACCACAGCGGGCTGCCCTTCGTCCAATCCAGCGTCTTCGTCACCGATGTGCCGGGAAGCTCCCGATTCGCTTACG GCCACATGACGGTGGTCCAGGACCCGCTGAGGACCGTGTCCGTGCTGGAGCCGGTCGGGCCGGGCGGCTGCTGGTTGAACATGAGGTCCTCGGTGGAGGAGACGGCCAAAGCTGCCGGGTGTCTGTACGCCGTGAACGCCGGCTTCTTCGACCCACACACAGGACAGTGTCTGGGAAACCTGGTGAGCGACCACAAGAGGGTTCTGGACAGCGGCGGCGTGCAGAACGCCCAGTTTGGAATCCGGAGGGACGGCTCCCTCGTGTTCGG GTATCTGTCCCAGGGAGACGTGAATGATCCCTTCAACCCGTTCGTCCAGCTGGTCACCGGCGTGGTGTGGCTGCTGAGGAGCGGAGAGGTCTACATCAACCAGAGCCTGGAGGCCGAGTGCGACGCCACACAGACCACGG GGCAACTCCGCCAATTTGTGGATGTGGTGTCGGCCAGGACGGCGGTGGGTCACGACGCCGAGGGCCGACTGGTCCTCTTCCACGTCGAGGGACAGACGGGAGTCAGAGG GATGAGTCTCTTGGAGGTGGCTGTGTTCCTGAAGAAGAACGGAGTGGTCAATGCCATTAACCTGGATGGAGGCGGGTCCTCCTCCTTCGTGGTGAATGGTTCACTGACCAGTTACCCCAGTGACCACTG CATACCGgacagcaggtggcgctgtggccGGGAGGTGTCCTCTATCCTCTGTGTTCACCCGCGGCGCTGTGTGTCGGAGGACTGCAGCGGACACGGTGGCTGTGTGGACGgacggtgtgtgtgtcagccggGCTGGACGGGCACGTCCTGTCACGCTCTGGTGTGCCAGCCGCCAGCCTGCGGCGCCCACGGGCTCTGCACTGCCA ATGGATGCGTCTGTGATGCAGGATGGAGCGGGACCAACTGCAGCCAAG AGTGCCTCCCGGGGTTCTACGGTGACGGCTGCAACCAGACCTGCGACTGTGCCACCGGCAGCTCCTGCGACCCCGTCCACGGCCGCTGCACCTGCCCCCCCGGGTTTCAGGGCAACGCCTGTGAACAAG tgtgtcctcTGGGGTTCTTCGGTCTGTCCTGCGCTCAGGAGTGTCACTGTGACGACCAGTGTCCATGTGACCCACAGACAGGAAGCTGCAACGCCACGCTGCCACTTGTGACCAGCGACACCTTAcacagag ctggcGTCTGTCTAGCCAAACAGATGACGTCTCGGAGACAAGAGGATGAAGctcacagcagagcagagcagcctTATCTAACTGA gCCAACATGGCTGATCATCAACCTCACCTTGGTCACTCTGCTGTCGGCCAGCCTGCTGGTTCACCTGGTGCAGGCCTGTCGCGGCTCGGCTCCAGACCAGCGCGGTGGCTACTCCTACGTCCCGCTGACCAACATCAACGACTCAGGCCGGACATGA
- the plekhf2 gene encoding pleckstrin homology domain-containing family F member 2: MVDRLANSEANSKRIGVVEGCFGAAGQPLAIPGRVLIGEGVLTKLCRKKPKARQFFLFNDILVYGNIVIQKKKYNKQHIIPLESVTIATVPDEGDLRNGWLIKTPTKSFAVYAATATEKSEWMNHIGKCVGDLLQKSGKAPTGEHAAVWVPDSEATVCMRCQKVKFTPVSRRHHCRKCGYVVCGPCSDKKCLLPSQSSKPVRVCEPCFVQLTSGSQASRSDSIGRMGSKFNNLSDDEDEDDSSD; this comes from the coding sequence ATGGTGGACCGGCTCGCGAACAGCGAGGCCAACTCCAAGCGCATCGGGGTGGTGGAGGGCTGCTTTGGTGCAGCAGGTCAGCCGCTGGCCATCCCTGGTCGCGTGCTAATTGGCGAAGGCGTCCTAACTAAGCTCTGCCGCAAAAAGCCCAAGGCGCGGCAGTTCTTCCTCTTCAACGACATCTTGGTCTACGGCAACATCGTTATCCAGAAGAAGAAGTACAACAAGCAGCACATCATCCCGCTGGAGAGCGTCACCATCGCCACGGTGCCGGACGAGGGCGACTTGCGCAACGGCTGGCTCATCAAGACGCCCACCAAGTCCTTCGCTGTCTATGCCGCCACCGCCACCGAGAAGTCAGAGTGGATGAACCACATAGGGAAATGTGTTGGAGACTTGCTTCAGAAAAGCGGCAAGGCGCCAACTGGAGAGCATGCCGCTGTCTGGGTGCCTGACTCGGAGGCGACGGTGTGCATGCGCTGCCAGAAGGTGAAGTTCACACCTGTCAGCCGCCGCCACCACTGCAGGAAGTGCGGCTATGTGGTCTGCGGGCCGTGCTCAGACAAGAAGTGCCTTCTGCCCAGCCAGTCGTCCAAACCTGTTCGAGTCTGCGAGCCCTGCTTCGTGCAGCTGACGTCGGGAAGCCAGGCGTCGCGCTCAGACTCCATCGGCCGGATGGGGTCAAAATTCAACAACCTGTCAGACGATGAGGACGAAGACGACAGCAGTGACTGA